A genome region from Candidatus Zixiibacteriota bacterium includes the following:
- a CDS encoding sigma-54-dependent Fis family transcriptional regulator: protein MIKEKTKILIIDDDPKVAWILGEGLSSSYEFVSARDGIEGIQMVSTEKPVLILLDIKMPGMNGLEVLEKLNKLPARPEVIMLSGHGETKNIVQSMHLGAAEFINKPFDVKEVEIHIQAVLEKAKLKSEVKSLKTELKSRSQYDSFVGDSHKMLQVKGLIEQVAGSELTVLIRGESGTGKEIVAHMLHSLSGRADEQFTKVNCAAIPRDLLEAELFGYEKGAFTGAHKTKPGRFEVANKGTIFLDEIGDMPLELQSKLLQVLEQQEFVRVGGINNIHVDVRIICATNKNLEDAIRRQHFRDDLFYRLNEITIFLPPLRERREDIPLLISHFLDRYNILYQKEYPSLSPETISALIDFSWPGNVRQLENFIKQVVVRGDEQIVNDLLLSGLSKPVGSGIDTASPAAYQDPGIANSYSLKKRVGYAIALEEKKLISEVLNKTNWNRRKASDLLEISYRSLLYKIKEYNLNSVK, encoded by the coding sequence ATGATTAAAGAAAAGACAAAAATATTAATTATTGACGATGACCCCAAAGTCGCCTGGATACTGGGTGAAGGGTTGTCTTCAAGTTATGAATTTGTTTCGGCCAGGGATGGTATTGAAGGCATCCAGATGGTATCGACCGAGAAACCGGTCCTGATTCTTCTTGATATTAAGATGCCGGGGATGAACGGACTTGAGGTTCTTGAAAAGCTCAACAAATTGCCGGCGCGGCCGGAAGTTATAATGCTTTCCGGTCATGGGGAGACCAAAAACATTGTTCAGTCAATGCATCTCGGGGCCGCAGAATTTATCAATAAACCTTTTGATGTCAAGGAAGTCGAAATACATATTCAGGCTGTTCTGGAGAAGGCCAAACTTAAATCCGAGGTTAAAAGCCTTAAGACCGAGCTTAAATCCCGAAGTCAATATGATAGTTTTGTCGGCGATTCACACAAGATGTTACAGGTTAAGGGCCTTATTGAGCAGGTCGCAGGTTCCGAATTGACCGTTCTGATCAGAGGCGAATCCGGGACCGGCAAAGAAATCGTGGCCCATATGTTGCATTCTCTTTCCGGTCGGGCCGATGAGCAGTTTACCAAGGTCAACTGCGCCGCTATCCCTCGCGATCTTCTTGAGGCAGAATTGTTCGGCTATGAGAAAGGGGCCTTTACCGGTGCTCATAAGACCAAGCCGGGACGGTTTGAAGTGGCCAACAAAGGAACTATTTTTCTTGACGAAATCGGTGATATGCCACTGGAATTGCAGTCCAAATTACTGCAGGTGCTGGAGCAGCAGGAATTTGTTCGGGTTGGCGGGATAAACAATATCCATGTTGATGTCAGAATAATTTGCGCTACCAACAAAAATCTCGAGGATGCCATCCGCCGTCAACATTTCCGCGATGACTTATTCTATCGCCTAAATGAAATTACCATATTTCTTCCGCCGCTAAGGGAAAGGCGGGAGGATATCCCGCTTCTGATCAGTCATTTTCTTGATCGTTACAACATTCTCTACCAGAAAGAATACCCCTCATTGTCTCCTGAGACCATTTCAGCCCTGATCGATTTTTCATGGCCGGGTAATGTCCGTCAACTGGAAAACTTTATCAAACAGGTGGTGGTAAGGGGTGATGAACAGATTGTCAACGATTTGCTGTTATCGGGATTATCCAAACCGGTCGGGTCCGGGATCGATACCGCGAGCCCGGCGGCTTATCAGGATCCCGGAATTGCCAATTCATATTCTTTGAAAAAAAGAGTTGGCTATGCTATTGCCCTGGAAGAGAAGAAACTGATCAGCGAAGTTTTAAATAAAACTAACTGGAACAGGCGGAAAGCCTCGGATCTCCTTGAAATCAGCTATCGATCATTGCTTTATAAAATTAAAGAATACAATCTAAACAGCGTGAAGTGA
- a CDS encoding valine--tRNA ligase, which translates to MEANSKNKQKAQPYDPRAVEERLLGVWLNSGYFKGNVNKDREPYSIVIPPPNVTDILHLGHALNNTIQDILIRQKRMSGFEAEWVPGADHAGIATQVIVEKLLRKEGTTRRELGREKFLERTRELAYRNKDYILNQLKKIGCSCDWERTRFTIDESLSRAVMRVFIHLYNKDLIYRGHRIVNWCPSCQTSLSDDEVEHEGKEGHLWYIRYKLKGSDQYLTVATTRPETMLGDTALAVNPKDMKFKKFVGKTAILPILERELPIIADTYVDPEFGTGVVKITPAHDPNDFEIGKRHDLEEINILNNDGTLNVEAGKFKGLDRYEARKKLVKELEKKGHLEKIEKYDLSVGTCYRCHQEIEPYLSDQWFVRMSQLAQPAIDAMKKGELRFHPDYWSKTYLHWMENIRDWCISRQLWWGHRIPVYYCEACGEVMVRETVPDKCTKCESPRIVQDEDVLDTWFSSWLWPFSVFGWPEKTPLLEYFYPTRVLVTASEIIFLWVARMVMAGYEFVGKIPFNDVYIHGTVRDANGIKMSKSLGNGIDPLEIIDTYGADALRISLVLATPDGQDPWISKNTFEIGRNFINKLYQVSRFVMMRTDGQQFNLNSVPEKDLILVDKWILSRLERTIEITNRSINEFKLSAATKNLYSFTWNDFCSWYIELIKPDHPDQPIRETSLHVAYYVLDKILKLLHPFIPFVTEEINLKLKEIFPAKEKTLVFGPWPEATRKFKDENLEQSFESIQAVVNAVRSIRAEMNVPPGKRSDLHVRITKTETGRLLETYQDFFRSLAKIDKLIIGEDIKKPGLSASAIISGAEIFLPLKGLINIESEKNRLEKELQNLKTQLEKISKKLANPDFLKNAPDDVVDREKSKKTDIEERVEKLNSNLEQLLGW; encoded by the coding sequence ATGGAAGCCAACAGCAAGAATAAGCAAAAAGCTCAGCCTTATGATCCCAGGGCGGTCGAAGAACGTCTGCTCGGCGTTTGGCTGAATTCGGGATATTTTAAAGGTAATGTTAACAAGGATCGGGAACCATATTCGATCGTCATCCCGCCCCCCAATGTCACCGATATCCTTCATCTTGGCCACGCTCTCAATAATACCATTCAGGATATCTTGATCCGGCAGAAAAGGATGTCAGGGTTTGAGGCCGAATGGGTCCCGGGGGCCGATCATGCCGGAATCGCCACGCAGGTTATTGTCGAAAAACTGCTTCGCAAAGAGGGGACAACCCGCCGGGAATTGGGAAGGGAGAAATTTCTGGAAAGAACCAGGGAGTTGGCCTATCGCAATAAGGACTATATTCTCAACCAGTTGAAAAAAATAGGCTGTTCATGTGACTGGGAACGGACCCGCTTTACCATCGATGAATCTCTGTCCCGGGCAGTTATGAGAGTTTTTATTCATCTTTATAATAAAGACCTCATTTACCGCGGACACAGGATCGTTAACTGGTGCCCCTCATGCCAGACATCTCTATCCGACGATGAAGTCGAGCACGAGGGAAAAGAAGGTCACCTGTGGTATATTAGGTATAAGCTGAAGGGCAGTGATCAATATCTGACCGTAGCGACCACTCGCCCCGAAACCATGCTCGGCGATACCGCCCTGGCGGTTAATCCTAAAGATATGAAGTTCAAGAAATTCGTCGGCAAGACCGCTATTCTGCCTATCCTTGAGCGGGAACTTCCAATTATCGCCGATACCTATGTGGATCCTGAATTCGGCACCGGGGTGGTTAAAATTACTCCGGCTCATGACCCCAATGATTTCGAAATCGGCAAACGCCATGATTTGGAAGAGATTAATATCCTGAACAATGATGGAACCCTGAACGTCGAAGCCGGTAAATTCAAAGGTCTGGATCGCTACGAGGCCCGCAAAAAGCTGGTTAAGGAACTTGAGAAAAAGGGCCATCTGGAAAAAATTGAAAAATATGATCTCTCGGTCGGAACCTGTTATCGTTGCCATCAGGAAATCGAGCCGTATCTCTCGGATCAATGGTTTGTCCGAATGTCCCAGCTGGCCCAGCCGGCCATCGACGCCATGAAAAAGGGCGAATTACGCTTCCATCCCGATTACTGGTCGAAAACGTATCTCCACTGGATGGAAAATATCCGTGACTGGTGTATCTCGCGTCAGCTCTGGTGGGGTCACCGGATTCCGGTTTATTATTGTGAAGCCTGCGGGGAAGTGATGGTCAGGGAAACCGTCCCGGATAAATGCACCAAATGTGAAAGTCCCCGGATTGTCCAGGACGAGGATGTTCTCGATACCTGGTTTTCCTCATGGCTGTGGCCGTTTTCGGTCTTCGGATGGCCGGAAAAGACACCTCTCCTGGAATATTTCTATCCAACCAGAGTCCTGGTGACCGCTTCGGAAATCATTTTCCTCTGGGTGGCCCGAATGGTTATGGCCGGCTATGAATTCGTTGGCAAGATCCCTTTTAACGATGTCTATATACACGGGACGGTTCGGGACGCCAACGGAATAAAAATGTCAAAATCTCTTGGTAACGGAATTGACCCACTGGAAATTATTGACACCTATGGCGCCGATGCCCTGAGAATTTCCCTGGTTCTGGCCACTCCGGATGGACAGGATCCCTGGATTTCCAAGAATACTTTTGAGATCGGCCGCAACTTCATAAATAAGCTCTACCAGGTTTCAAGATTCGTGATGATGCGTACTGATGGTCAGCAGTTCAATCTGAACTCGGTTCCCGAAAAGGATCTCATTCTGGTTGATAAATGGATATTGTCGCGGCTGGAACGGACAATCGAGATAACCAACCGCAGTATCAACGAGTTTAAACTATCGGCGGCAACCAAAAATCTCTATAGTTTCACTTGGAATGATTTCTGTTCCTGGTACATCGAACTGATCAAACCGGATCACCCGGATCAGCCGATTCGGGAGACCTCGCTTCATGTCGCCTATTATGTCCTGGATAAAATCCTGAAACTGCTGCATCCTTTCATCCCCTTCGTAACCGAGGAAATAAATCTGAAACTCAAAGAGATTTTCCCGGCCAAGGAGAAAACTCTGGTCTTTGGTCCCTGGCCGGAAGCAACCCGGAAGTTCAAGGATGAAAATCTGGAACAATCATTCGAGTCGATTCAGGCGGTGGTCAATGCGGTTCGATCGATCCGGGCGGAGATGAATGTCCCGCCGGGTAAGCGGTCCGATTTGCATGTCCGTATTACCAAAACCGAAACCGGCCGACTGCTTGAAACCTACCAGGATTTCTTCCGTAGCCTGGCCAAAATCGACAAATTGATTATCGGCGAGGATATAAAAAAGCCCGGACTATCGGCTTCCGCCATCATTTCCGGAGCGGAAATTTTCCTCCCTCTCAAAGGGCTGATTAATATTGAGTCGGAAAAAAACAGACTTGAAAAGGAACTGCAAAATCTTAAAACGCAACTGGAAAAGATTTCCAAGAAATTGGCTAATCCGGATTTTCTGAAAAACGCCCCCGATGATGTCGTGGATCGCGAAAAATCCAAGAAAACCGATATCGAGGAACGGGTCGAAAAGCTCAACAGCAATTTGGAACAACTGCTGGGCTGGTAA
- the mazG gene encoding nucleoside triphosphate pyrophosphohydrolase, protein MSHNIMPFNKLREIMATLRGPGGCNWDRKQTHKSLLPYLIEETYEVVEAIENENQEDLKEELGDLMCQIVFHCQLAEEGGRFDIDDSINCVNEKLINRHPHVFGEKKNLTPREVRDQWEKVKIESGEKKSVINGIPKSAPALVKAFRFGEKAGGVGFDWKNAGEVMDKIREEITELEAEFKSNNKKGLEDEIGDLLFAISSLARKMEINPEQALNRTLKKFQKRFNYIEEQVHRSGRSFDDFTLEELETWWQEAKRK, encoded by the coding sequence ATGTCACATAATATCATGCCTTTTAATAAATTGCGCGAAATAATGGCCACCCTCAGGGGGCCGGGAGGATGTAACTGGGACCGCAAACAGACCCATAAATCTCTCCTGCCATACCTGATTGAGGAAACTTACGAGGTGGTTGAAGCAATTGAGAATGAAAACCAGGAGGACCTTAAGGAGGAATTGGGTGATCTGATGTGCCAGATCGTTTTCCATTGCCAGTTGGCGGAGGAAGGCGGCCGGTTTGATATCGACGATTCGATAAACTGTGTCAATGAAAAACTGATCAATCGCCATCCCCATGTTTTCGGGGAAAAGAAGAATCTTACTCCCCGGGAAGTCCGAGATCAATGGGAAAAAGTCAAAATCGAATCCGGCGAAAAAAAATCAGTGATAAATGGTATTCCCAAATCGGCTCCAGCTCTGGTTAAGGCTTTCCGGTTTGGTGAAAAGGCCGGCGGGGTCGGGTTTGACTGGAAGAATGCCGGGGAAGTAATGGATAAAATCAGGGAAGAGATCACCGAACTCGAAGCGGAATTTAAAAGCAACAATAAAAAAGGACTGGAAGACGAGATCGGTGATCTGCTTTTTGCCATATCTTCACTGGCCAGAAAAATGGAAATTAATCCCGAACAGGCTTTGAATCGAACCCTGAAGAAATTTCAAAAGCGTTTTAATTATATCGAAGAGCAGGTTCACCGTTCCGGGCGGTCTTTTGATGACTTCACTCTTGAAGAATTAGAAACCTGGTGGCAGGAGGCTAAGAGAAAATGA
- a CDS encoding glycosyltransferase — protein sequence MFEFPKIILVFLAVDWPSFTQKDFLIALAGPTAEAGSVVVAVNRPLCPLTTLVKKPFRAGELLSRPKLDKISENLFLYSPKYFIHDFLAVNSSWLKYLNQAAIRRSYIYLCRKLGVTESNPVVWFYYPRQGWVTELFPKNFNIYEIYDNISDIYGNENETDNGLEHQLRNRVHLLITTSKRLHDKYGQHYCKAIYMGNGLSRGHYLNLIGDDTNINPAIARIDPPRIGYAGAISNRLDWNLIAGMAKARPNWNFIFAGQIHDQSIIGKMAVYTNIHFTGAFEHNTMPRILRGFDIGLLPYLDTEFFRYLNPLKFYEYAAAGLPAVSSPIPELEQFPGDLIRVVNNDIESWLTAIEIQRATDRQKAKDIGREIAGNHIWEDMAAELFAEIIRIQTAYMTV from the coding sequence ATGTTTGAGTTCCCCAAAATAATCTTGGTTTTCCTGGCCGTTGACTGGCCGTCTTTTACCCAGAAAGATTTTTTGATAGCGCTGGCGGGGCCGACCGCTGAGGCGGGAAGCGTGGTCGTGGCGGTCAACCGCCCGCTTTGCCCGCTGACTACCCTGGTCAAAAAGCCATTTCGAGCCGGTGAACTTCTATCCCGTCCAAAGCTTGACAAAATATCAGAAAACCTGTTTTTATACAGCCCCAAATATTTCATTCATGATTTCCTGGCCGTAAATTCATCCTGGCTGAAATATCTCAACCAGGCGGCCATCAGGAGAAGTTATATTTACTTATGCCGAAAACTCGGGGTCACGGAATCCAATCCGGTGGTCTGGTTTTATTATCCGCGCCAGGGGTGGGTTACCGAACTATTCCCTAAGAATTTCAATATTTATGAAATCTATGATAATATTTCGGATATATATGGCAACGAAAACGAGACTGATAATGGCCTTGAACATCAGTTACGAAACCGGGTTCACTTGTTAATAACCACCTCTAAAAGACTTCATGATAAATATGGGCAACATTATTGTAAGGCCATATATATGGGAAATGGACTATCGCGCGGTCATTATTTAAACCTGATCGGCGATGATACAAATATCAATCCTGCTATTGCCAGAATCGATCCTCCCCGGATAGGTTACGCCGGCGCTATATCCAACCGTCTGGACTGGAATCTGATAGCAGGAATGGCCAAGGCCCGGCCGAATTGGAATTTTATCTTCGCCGGTCAAATTCATGATCAATCGATCATCGGGAAAATGGCCGTATATACCAACATCCATTTCACGGGTGCCTTTGAACATAATACGATGCCGCGTATTCTGCGCGGATTTGATATCGGTCTGCTTCCTTATCTTGATACCGAGTTCTTCCGATATCTTAATCCCCTCAAGTTTTATGAATATGCCGCGGCAGGTCTGCCAGCAGTTTCGTCACCAATCCCCGAATTGGAACAGTTTCCCGGCGATCTTATCCGCGTTGTCAATAATGACATCGAATCATGGTTGACCGCCATAGAGATACAACGGGCAACTGATCGCCAAAAAGCAAAAGATATTGGACGAGAAATCGCTGGAAATCATATCTGGGAAGATATGGCCGCCGAATTGTTCGCCGAGATTATTCGAATCCAAACCGCATATATGACGGTTTAA
- a CDS encoding OmpA family protein, whose translation MFGSSNVRVFFMLPIIVIFLFGVAAADISEKVGYQGNKARITVGTIKDKAEGCSWEVAESMGEMLSTALAQHDKFIVLAGKEEVDELIDEIDFGESEYVEEGRGADKGLMEGADILVAGAITGFEPDASGVGGGIGGLKKKAFGALGASKKEAKILMDLKMYDIRTRRIIKAMSLEGKATSWKVGGVGGGWTKDIALAGALGVYANEPMEGAIREVLGKAVEEIAKETPEEYFRYQGNNQYTKQYGDQGGTGTGGQQMTASTPAGTPGGAASAAVTTAAVAEDMKLYTRYDFIPGDKVIFYDDMKGEEEGEFPYRWNLDNGVYEVAKLGNEFWILATDDGNIRPKIPEGPLPEQYTVEYEFYDNGPDQSGNYHYIYWVNEYGENIGCFGFYGGDATWLEINGSTLADKALSQRPAKGSHIMRIMATSRSIKCYFDEERVANVPKVEGFKPVGFRIHHRPYNDPENPVLFRGFRFAEGGKSMREQLDETGRIVTHGILFDVDSHKIKGSSYKTLQEIGELLQADANLRLSIEGHTDSDGADDYNANLSQKRAESVRTYLVNEFGISADRLEAKGWGETKPIDTNNSAEGKANNRRVELVKI comes from the coding sequence ATGTTTGGTTCAAGCAATGTTCGCGTGTTTTTCATGTTACCGATTATCGTGATATTTCTGTTCGGTGTTGCCGCAGCTGATATCAGTGAAAAAGTCGGATATCAGGGCAATAAAGCCCGTATCACGGTCGGTACCATCAAGGATAAGGCCGAAGGCTGCTCATGGGAAGTCGCTGAATCCATGGGGGAGATGCTGTCAACGGCTCTGGCCCAGCATGACAAGTTCATCGTTCTGGCCGGTAAAGAGGAAGTCGATGAGTTGATCGATGAAATCGATTTCGGCGAATCGGAATATGTCGAGGAAGGCCGCGGGGCTGACAAGGGGTTGATGGAAGGGGCCGATATTCTGGTGGCCGGAGCCATCACCGGTTTTGAGCCGGATGCATCTGGAGTCGGTGGCGGTATCGGCGGTCTCAAGAAGAAAGCCTTTGGAGCTCTGGGCGCGAGTAAGAAGGAAGCCAAGATCCTCATGGATTTGAAGATGTATGATATTCGAACGCGGAGGATAATCAAAGCCATGTCTCTCGAAGGCAAGGCGACCAGCTGGAAAGTCGGCGGGGTCGGCGGCGGCTGGACCAAAGATATCGCTTTGGCCGGGGCGCTGGGTGTTTATGCCAACGAGCCGATGGAGGGCGCCATAAGAGAGGTTCTTGGAAAAGCGGTTGAAGAAATCGCTAAAGAAACGCCGGAAGAATATTTCCGTTACCAGGGGAACAACCAGTATACCAAGCAGTATGGTGATCAGGGAGGAACGGGAACCGGGGGTCAGCAGATGACAGCCTCGACTCCAGCGGGAACACCGGGCGGGGCCGCTTCGGCCGCCGTGACTACCGCCGCCGTGGCTGAGGATATGAAGTTGTACACCAGATACGATTTTATTCCGGGCGATAAAGTTATCTTTTACGATGATATGAAGGGTGAAGAGGAAGGGGAATTCCCGTATCGCTGGAATCTTGATAATGGCGTTTATGAAGTCGCGAAACTGGGCAATGAATTCTGGATTCTGGCAACGGACGATGGTAATATCCGACCCAAAATCCCCGAGGGTCCGCTGCCCGAGCAGTACACCGTCGAGTATGAATTTTATGATAATGGTCCTGATCAGTCGGGGAATTATCATTATATATACTGGGTTAATGAGTATGGTGAGAATATTGGCTGTTTTGGTTTTTATGGTGGCGATGCGACCTGGCTGGAAATCAACGGCAGTACTCTGGCTGACAAAGCGCTCTCGCAAAGACCTGCCAAGGGATCCCATATAATGAGAATCATGGCCACTTCAAGATCTATCAAATGTTATTTCGACGAAGAACGAGTGGCCAATGTTCCCAAAGTGGAAGGCTTCAAACCGGTCGGATTCCGTATTCATCATCGGCCTTACAATGACCCGGAAAACCCGGTTTTATTTCGCGGTTTTCGTTTCGCCGAAGGCGGTAAATCAATGCGTGAGCAACTTGATGAAACTGGTCGAATAGTCACGCATGGCATTTTGTTTGATGTCGATTCGCATAAGATCAAAGGCAGTTCGTATAAGACTCTCCAGGAAATCGGCGAATTACTGCAGGCGGATGCCAATCTCCGGTTGTCGATCGAGGGACATACCGACAGCGATGGTGCGGATGATTACAATGCCAATCTGTCTCAGAAGAGGGCCGAATCTGTCCGTACCTACCTGGTCAACGAATTTGGTATCAGCGCCGACCGTCTTGAGGCCAAAGGATGGGGCGAAACCAAACCGATCGATACCAACAATTCCGCTGAGGGCAAAGCCAACAATCGCCGGGTGGAATTGGTCAAAATATAA
- a CDS encoding LemA family protein has product MGTLLIIAIIALALLIIVIIGYFIAIYNSLVRLKNNINKAWSNIDVLLKQRHDELTKLLNTVKGYMQYEEKVLTKVTEARTAFMNAQSVADKAKADGMIAGALKTLFAVAENYPELKANESFQQFQMRISEIENQIADRREFYNDSVNTFNIRIEQIPDMFIARMLGYTRKELFQTAESDRADVEIKF; this is encoded by the coding sequence ATGGGAACCTTGCTGATTATCGCCATAATCGCGCTGGCACTGCTGATTATAGTTATCATCGGGTATTTTATTGCCATTTACAACAGCCTGGTGCGGTTGAAAAACAATATAAATAAGGCCTGGAGCAATATCGATGTTCTTTTAAAACAGCGTCATGATGAATTGACCAAACTGCTTAACACTGTCAAGGGCTATATGCAATATGAAGAGAAGGTCCTGACCAAAGTGACCGAGGCCCGGACGGCCTTCATGAATGCTCAGTCGGTGGCCGATAAGGCTAAAGCCGACGGGATGATAGCGGGGGCACTTAAAACCCTGTTTGCGGTCGCGGAAAATTATCCGGAATTAAAGGCTAATGAAAGTTTCCAGCAGTTTCAAATGCGGATAAGCGAAATAGAAAATCAGATTGCCGACCGGCGCGAGTTCTATAACGATTCGGTCAATACTTTCAATATTCGGATTGAACAAATTCCCGATATGTTTATAGCCCGGATGCTGGGATATACCAGAAAAGAGCTGTTCCAGACAGCCGAATCGGATCGAGCCGATGTCGAAATAAAATTTTAA
- a CDS encoding DUF4412 domain-containing protein codes for MKLKGWVIAVMATLLLVGPALVSADTMIKQVNERGAFEMMGQKVPAGSDTSTVWLGKDRARTDNGDTATVIMRMDKNAVYMIDHKHKAYTEIALEDLGDFDKMMGDNEEAKKMMQGMMAMMKMTVTVTPTEETQKIDKWNCKKYDVKVAMGMGSSDMVIWATDEVKLDYDMFMNLTNSFKAIMPGYDQMIEEMKKIKGLPIKTLNTTKMMGAEATSVMQVIDIKEMDPPAGIYELPEGYQKSDIAMPGMGGK; via the coding sequence ATGAAACTCAAAGGTTGGGTTATTGCGGTTATGGCGACTCTGTTGCTGGTCGGGCCGGCTTTGGTCAGTGCCGATACGATGATCAAGCAGGTTAATGAACGAGGCGCCTTTGAAATGATGGGCCAGAAAGTGCCGGCCGGTTCGGATACATCAACGGTCTGGCTGGGCAAGGATCGAGCCCGCACCGATAATGGCGACACCGCCACGGTGATCATGCGGATGGATAAAAACGCCGTCTATATGATTGATCACAAACATAAAGCCTACACGGAAATAGCCCTGGAAGATCTTGGCGATTTTGATAAGATGATGGGGGATAATGAAGAGGCCAAGAAGATGATGCAGGGTATGATGGCCATGATGAAAATGACCGTCACCGTTACCCCCACCGAAGAAACCCAGAAAATCGATAAGTGGAACTGCAAGAAATATGATGTTAAAGTTGCGATGGGTATGGGTTCCTCGGATATGGTGATCTGGGCGACCGATGAGGTTAAGCTCGACTATGATATGTTCATGAATCTGACCAATTCCTTTAAAGCTATTATGCCGGGATATGACCAGATGATTGAGGAGATGAAGAAGATCAAAGGTCTGCCGATCAAAACTCTCAACACAACCAAGATGATGGGTGCCGAGGCTACCAGCGTAATGCAGGTTATCGATATAAAGGAAATGGATCCCCCGGCCGGAATCTATGAATTACCGGAAGGTTACCAAAAAAGCGATATCGCCATGCCCGGGATGGGCGGTAAATAA
- a CDS encoding class I SAM-dependent methyltransferase, translated as MDNLSNRFNISGYCNEHRAYFEESYVKTPFFRALTPERSAKETNELIRLCNFSSDDLILDLGCGQGRHCFELKKRGYKPIGCDYSATLLKIGQSENMKRNLDVSFVRGNMSHLPFYAETFNWVLSLFGSFGYFDDIGNQSVLKEMCRVLKDRGRLLLDFWNKDYALNHLAEEEKYNTEDTGYLIQTTEYSPENKRVTRKRFFFGPDGKISFKISYRLYTPEEIADSLRSVGLGVFALYGNYSGAKLTPDSRSMVIIAEKSG; from the coding sequence ATGGATAATTTATCGAATAGATTCAATATATCCGGATATTGCAATGAACACCGGGCCTATTTTGAAGAATCCTATGTCAAAACCCCCTTTTTCAGGGCTCTCACTCCGGAACGTTCCGCTAAAGAAACCAATGAATTAATACGACTATGCAATTTTTCGTCAGATGATCTTATTCTCGATTTGGGGTGTGGTCAGGGCCGGCATTGTTTTGAATTGAAAAAACGCGGGTACAAACCGATTGGCTGTGATTATTCTGCAACGCTTCTTAAGATCGGTCAGTCGGAGAATATGAAGCGTAATTTGGATGTCTCCTTTGTCCGTGGCAATATGAGTCATCTACCTTTTTATGCCGAGACTTTCAACTGGGTTTTATCGCTCTTTGGCAGTTTTGGTTATTTCGATGATATCGGGAATCAATCGGTATTAAAGGAAATGTGCCGGGTATTGAAAGACAGGGGCCGGTTACTGCTTGATTTCTGGAACAAAGACTATGCCTTAAATCATCTGGCTGAGGAAGAAAAATATAACACTGAAGATACCGGATATTTAATACAAACGACTGAATATTCACCGGAGAATAAGCGCGTAACAAGAAAAAGATTTTTCTTCGGCCCTGACGGAAAAATCTCATTTAAAATATCATATCGATTGTACACTCCCGAAGAAATAGCCGATTCTTTGCGATCAGTCGGTCTCGGGGTTTTCGCCCTGTATGGAAATTATTCCGGCGCCAAGCTGACACCGGACTCCCGCTCGATGGTTATTATTGCTGAAAAAAGCGGGTGA
- the speE gene encoding polyamine aminopropyltransferase: MENLWNVWFTELHLGNSGLTIKVKSLVESTHSKFQRIDVLDTEDFGKMLVLYGSIMVAERDLDAYNEMLTHVSLFTHPRPENVLIIGGGDGGAMTNVMKHPEVKKATMCEIDRKVVEVSRRHFPKITDGLKDPRCRIVYHDGKDFINKTRDKFDIILLDLSDPIGPAAELFQKQFHRKVFGRLNKDGIMVAQSESPYYNPVTVKQMYKNLREIFPIVRMYTAHVPIYPSCYWSFAFCSRKYDPIDDFDSRRYGKLRLKNNYYNAEVHLGSFLLPEYVKELIGDK; the protein is encoded by the coding sequence AAGTCTGGTCGAATCGACCCATTCCAAATTTCAGCGGATCGATGTTCTCGACACCGAAGATTTCGGCAAGATGCTGGTGCTCTATGGTTCGATCATGGTGGCCGAGAGGGACCTTGATGCCTATAATGAGATGTTGACGCATGTTTCTTTGTTCACCCATCCCCGTCCCGAGAATGTCCTGATTATAGGTGGCGGCGACGGCGGTGCCATGACCAATGTTATGAAGCACCCCGAGGTTAAAAAGGCAACAATGTGCGAGATCGACCGCAAGGTGGTGGAAGTCAGCCGCCGCCATTTCCCCAAAATCACGGATGGACTTAAGGATCCGCGATGCCGGATTGTATATCACGACGGTAAGGATTTTATCAATAAAACCAGAGATAAATTCGATATAATCCTGCTGGATTTATCCGATCCGATCGGTCCCGCGGCGGAGTTGTTCCAGAAGCAATTTCATCGGAAAGTCTTTGGGCGGCTAAATAAAGACGGCATTATGGTGGCCCAGTCGGAATCACCCTATTACAACCCGGTCACGGTCAAACAGATGTACAAAAATCTCCGCGAGATTTTCCCGATTGTCCGGATGTACACCGCCCATGTGCCCATCTATCCCTCATGCTACTGGTCTTTCGCCTTCTGCTCCAGGAAGTACGATCCTATTGATGATTTTGACAGCAGGCGCTATGGAAAACTGAGGTTAAAAAATAACTATTACAATGCCGAAGTACACCTTGGCTCATTCCTGCTCCCGGAATACGTGAAGGAATTGATTGGTGATAAATAA